One genomic window of Daphnia pulex isolate KAP4 chromosome 12, ASM2113471v1 includes the following:
- the LOC124209036 gene encoding uncharacterized protein LOC124209036, with translation MDRGSQVLEEEAIDEAISRLAALKSRRSTLRRQITMTNRQIESLISVRGSRRALRGYLRHVEELLLESTTLHSEILSVEDNDAEAERQDSNHLGYITRSNELAVAAQVYLNSRDGDAESVIGQNIIPNPAPVIPAPVIDPVEAQRRERAHQEEVANALMRAEQARERMDRAWEEADEAQNALRSLGIENPRRNQLPEEDRFTSVSQRPITPAEDGLEQQRRININNNQENPDTWIDLYSAGLLPPVVATHNTRSSVSAELESFEGKALKRFSWIDLFRALVHDTPKSAGEKLALLKRYLRGDCLDLVYGLGGGEPAYIEALVRLKQTCGRRDVMRAAHHQAIGKLEPKQDPGSFKRFVERIRTHLFDLSRIGETGTADLIEKICLKLQLHDRLAWNEGRRGRIEDRSLNGFGIWLCSRASAYQNAFSIAADQVNPNSSKLSNQKRQARTNQSSTKSFDGQKKEFSRFNGKPFCFKCEKEHRLVECEDFKSLSVGERLTFCMRRRLCFYCFSTKHSVRECDRRKICKNAGCGFYHYQLLHFSTKKSLPSEKGSEEKARPTTARTGAPQRVAMGMLRLPVMAEDGSWVLANIFIGEGSDTTLMRSAFAKVLKLRGPPQFLTADGAGGVITRHRSSRIQFRVQAADGDILSLEGSTMKKVASPTPVTDWNKEKVQWPHLVSLPLGETGGGVDILVGLDHAHLVAVIESRVGLEKESIASKTAFGWIVRGVVEGRVNVTSVRSCKISGSASLANLATEMRRFCDTEDYGTEHQIGCVSPENKRALKIVQEKTKRLEVGYEVPIIWREEEPNLDSNRPMAENRFRSLLNRFRRQPEFERDYRAAVQKYLDQGYASRVPDPASALYFLAHHGVYKGTKLRVVYDAAAAFKGKCLNDAIIFGPALQPSLAAVIIRFREGEIAWASDIEAMFSRLRLSSEDRNYFCFLWQEKDAAELIVCRMDRLPFGVNCSPFVAIYTVRRILEDAGVPESVIQAAKERIWISNSIDFLRAVSRTEPETDSISAHPLMGENTEKVLGIVWDPKADLLGFKVDKMLDSSFSRVDLVSKVASVFDPLGTASPFIVKAKIRLRILGLNGLGWTDIITGDDEIWWRKWFLSLEQLNTMKMPRCLFPDRAQISTVDLHAFGDAPEEAYAAVIYLRFVYSYGRILVRQVKAANKIAPKKTISVPKLELNAALLGARLLRTVHSILEPMIQRRFLWKDSSTVRNWIRATAAYYQVFVSNRVGEIQTITEPEEWRFIPGVLNPADLATRSSIDEQPIPSMWLDGPEFLLQSEDSWPVDLPWMAVTEEMRSSRSYSAAVKKDTGHWKEIQIGPGDIPALSKLDEKYQELVKACQSEVYEKELHRLKKGKPLHSTSSLLALAPVLGPDGVLRLGGRAGRAKLPYDQLHPPLLPGSHPFTEKIIIAFHEHLKHVGTDFLLSYIRQNFWITSGNRAEPGEQLMGDLPDSRLDSGSLPFTRTAIDLFGPFEVGLIRNRTAKRWGVLFTCMVTRAVFLELVPSLSTSDFLLALRKFISLYRKPEVILSDNGTNFVGAERVLREAVEKMYADEAIPKFLKEVNIIWTFQPVWTPHFGGTHESLVRSTKRALYNALEQEGDKFRYPTEDLFRTLLYEVAGLLNTRPLTYASSDPEDFRPLTPNDFLNRPPTSYPPAGSFDDASPQEHYRYLKRVLNLFWSMWKTTYLQSLAARKKWNIKRPNLEVGDVVLEINKNFWRGEWSIGHVAKVFPGTDGCVRAVDIQLPTGIFRRGITELCLLESSSSVQPDSGENESAKSVLLQYDNV, from the exons ATGGACAGAGGCTCGCAAGTCCTGGAGGAAGAAGCTATCGACGAGGCCATCTCAAGACTAGCAGCCTTAAAGTCAAGAAGATCGACGTTGCGTCGCCAGATCACGATGACCAACAGACAGATCGAGTCTTTGATCAGCGTAAGGGGTTCAAGAAGAGCCTTGCGTGGATATCTACGACACGTGGAAGAGTTGCTGCTGGAGAGTACAACGCTGCATTCCGAGATATTATCGGTCGAAGACAACGACGCGGAGGCCGAAAGACAAGATTCTAATCATTTAGGCTACATCACACGTTCGAATGAGCTGGCCGTTGCTGCGCAAGTCTATTTGAACAGTCGAGATGGAGACGCCGAGTCGGTCATCGGACAAAACATCATCCCGAACCCAGCGCCTGTAATACCAGCGCCTGTAATCGACCCAGTGGAAGCACAGAGAAGAGAACGTGCTCATCAGGAAGAGGTCGCCAACGCATTGATGAGAGCAGAACAAGCTCGTGAACGAATGGATAGGGCTTGGGAGGAAGCGGATGAAGCTCAAAATGCTCTCAGGTCTCTGGGAATAGAGAATCCAAGAAGGAATCAGCTGCCCGAAGAGGACCGGTTTACGTCAGTTAGTCAACGCCCTATTACTCCAGCTGAAGATGGATTGGAGCAGCAACGCCGGAttaacatcaacaacaatcaaGAGAATCCTGACACCTGGATCGACCTATACAGTGCGGGCCTGCTTCCACCCGTCGTTGCCACTCATAACACGCGTTCATCAGTGTCGGCCGAGCTAGAGTCTTTCGAAGGAAAAGCACTCAAACGGTTCTCTTGGATTGATCTATTCAGAGCACTAGTACATGACACTCCTAAGTCAGCTGGTGAGAAGTTGGCGCTTCTGAAGAGATACTTACGCGGAGATTGTTTGGATTTAGTCTACGGTCTTGGAGGTGGTGAACCAGCGTACATTGAAGCTCTTGTTCGTCTGAAGCAGACTTGCGGACGACGTGACGTCATGAGAGCAGCCCATCATCAAGCCATCGGGAAACTCGAACCAAAGCAGGACCCGGGATCGTTCAAGCGGTTTGTGGAGAGGATCCGCACTCATCTATTCGACCTCAGCAGGATCGGGGAGACCGGCACAGCGGATCTGATCGAGAAAATTTGCTTGAAGCTTCAGTTGCACGATCGATTGGCCTGGAATGAAGGGAGACGAGGACGGATTGAAGATCGGAGCCTGAATGGTTTCGGTATTTGGCTGTGTTCTCGCGCCTCCGCGTATCAAAACGCGTTCAGCATAGCTGCAGACCAGGTCAATCCAAACTCGAGCAAGCTATCCAATCAGAAACGTCAAGCCCGGACAAATCAAAGTTCGACCAAGTCATTTGACGGGCAGAAAAAGGAGTTTAGTCGTTTTAACGGTAAACCGTTCTGTTTCAAGTGTGAGAAGGAGCATCGATTGGTTGAGTGTGAAGATTTTAAATCGCTTTCCGTCGGGGAGCGTCTTACATTTTGCATGCGTCGACGTCTTTGCTTCTACTGCTTTTCAACCAAGCATTCAGTTCGTGAGTGCGACAGACGGAAGATATGCAAGAATGCCGGTTGCGGTTTTTATCATTATCAGTTGCTGCATTTTTCCACCAAGAAAAGTTTGCCGTCGGAAAAGGGGAGTGAAGAGAAAGCAAGACCTACGACAGCGAGGACTGGTGCGCCCCAACGCGTAGCCATGGGTATGCTGCGACTACCAGTAATGGCTGAAGATGGCAGTTGGGTTTTAGCCAATATTTTTATCGGCGAAGGAAGCGACACGACTTTAATGCGTAGTGCATTCGCCAAGGTGCTGAAGCTTCGTGGGCCACCTCAGTTTCTAACCGCGGACGGAGCCGGTGGAGTAATCACTCGTCATCGTTCGAGTAGGATCCAGTTTCGAGTTCAAGCTGCTGATGGAGATATCCTGTCTCTGGAAGGATCCACTATGAAGAAGGTGGCTAGTCCAACACCGGTGACGGActggaataaagaaaaggtcCAATGGCCTCACCTGGTGAGTCTCCCGCTCGGAGAGACAGGAGGAGGAGTTGACATTTTAGTTGGATTAGATCATGCCCATCTAGTAGCGGTCATTGAATCAAGAGTCGGATTGGAGAAAGAATCTATCGCCTCCAAGACGGCGTTCGGGTGGATCGTTCGAGGCGTTGTTGAAGGTCGAGTAAACGTTACATCCGTTCGGAGCTGCAAGATATCCGGAAGCGCCTCGTTAGCCAATCTCGCCACGGAAATGCGTCGGTTTTGTGATACTGAGGACTATGGAACCGAACATCAGATTGGGTGTGTCTCACCTGAGAATAAGCGAGCTCTCAAGATCGTCCAGGAGAAGACGAAACGATTGGAGGTTGGTTACGAGGTACCAATCATCTGGCGTGAAGAAGAGCCCAACTTGGACAGCAATCGTCCGATGGCGGAGAATAGATTCCGGAGCTTGCTGAACCGTTTCAGACGTCAACCGGAGTTCGAGAGGGACTATCGAGCGGCCGTTCAGAAATACCTAGATCAAGGTTATGCATCCCGCGTTCCAGATCCGGCCAGCGCTCTATACTTTTTAGCACATCATGGAGTATATAAAGGGACGAAACTACGAGTAGTTtacgacgccgccgccgccttcaAAGGAAAATGTCTGAACGACGCCATCATCTTTGGTCCCGCCTTGCAGCCATCATTGGCTGCGGTTATCATCCGTTTCCGTGAAGGAGAGATTGCCTGGGCCTCAGATATTGAGGCTATGTTCAGCCGTTTACGTCTTTCCAGTGAAGATCGTAACTACTTCTGCTTTTTATGGCAGGAGAAGGACGCTGCCGAGCTAATTGTTTGTCGAATGGATCGACTCCCATTCGGAGTCAACTGTTCACCGTTTGTAGCTATCTACACCGTCCGTCGCATTTTAGAAGACGCCGGAGTGCCAGAAAGTGTGATTCAGGCCGCCAAGGAAAGAAT CTGGATTTCAAATTCCATTGACTTCCTGCGAGCAGTGTCAAGAACGGAGCCGGAAACTGATTCAATCTCTGCTCATCCGCTCATGGGTGAGAACACAGAAAAGGTGCTCGGAATCGTCTGGGATCCAAAGGCTGATCTGCTGGGATTCAAGGTGGACAAAATGCTCGATTCTTCCTTTTCAAGAGTTGATTTGGTCAGCAAAGTGGCCAGCGTCTTCGATCCGTTGGGTACAGCATCGCCCTTTATCGTCAAGGCTAAGATCCGTTTGAGAATTTTGGGTCTCAATGGGCTCGGATGGACGGATATAATTACTGGTGACGACGAAATTTGGTGGAGAAAATGGTTTCTCTCTTTAGAACAGCTCAACACGATGAAAATGCCACGATGTCTGTTTCCCGATCGAGCCCAGATCTCCACGGTTGATCTTCACGCCTTTGGAGACGCTCCGGAAGAAGCCTATGCTGCCGTTATCTACCTTCGCTTTGTCTACTCATATGGCAGGATACTGGTACGTCAAGTCAAGGCAGCGAATAAGATCGCCccgaagaaaacaatttcagtgCCCAAGCTGGAATTGAATGCTGCGTTACTAGGTGCTCGTCTTCTTCGAACGGTTCATTCCATCCTCGAGCCAATGATTCAACGGCGTTTTCTCTGGAAGGATAGCAGTACGGTCCGGAATTGGATCCGGGCGACCGCGGCTTACTACCAAGTCTTCGTGAGCAATCGCGTCGGAGAAATTCAGACCATCACGGAGCCAGAAGAGTGGCGCTTTATTCCAGGAGTATTAAACCCAGCCGATCTCGCCACCCGTTCATCGATTGATGAACAGCCAATTCCGTCCATGTGGTTGGACGGACCAGAATTCTTACTTCAATCGGAAGATAGCTGGCCAGTGGATCTCCCATGGATGGCCGTAACTGAAGAAATGCGCTCGAGCCGTTCATATTCTGCCGCCGTGAAGAAGGATACTGGTCATTGGAAGGAGATTCAAATAGGACCCGGCGACATTCCAGCCCTATCCAAGCTGGACGAGAAATATCAAGAGCTGGTCAAGGCGTGTCAGTCGGAGGTGTACGAAAAGGAGTTGCATCGTCTCAAGAAGGGCAAACCGCTCCATTCTACTTCGAGTCTGTTGGCCTTGGCTCCTGTGCTCGGTCCAGATGGCGTGTTACGGCTTGGAGGACGGGCTGGACGCGCAAAACTACCATACGACCAGTTACATCCACCTCTGCTTCCCGGGAGTCATCCATTCACCGAGAAAATCATCATCGCCTTTCATGAACATCTTAAGCATGTTGGTACGGACTTCCTACTGTCTTATATTCGCCAGAATTTTTGGATAACGAGCGG AAACCGAGCGGAACCTGGCGAGCAGTTGATGGGAGATCTCCCCGATTCGCGATTGGACTCCGGTTCTCTTCCCTTTACACGGACCGCCATCGATTTGTTCGGCCCATTTGAAGTCGGTCTCATTCGGAATCGCACGGCCAAACGATGGGGCGTGCTATTTACGTGTATGGTCACCCGAGCAGTTTTTCTGGAGCTCGTCCCATCTCTTTCGACGTCAGACTTCCTTCTAGCATTGAGAAAGTTCATTTCTTTGTATCGAAAGCCGGAAGTCATACTTTCCGACAATGGAACCAACTTTGTCGGTGCTGAACGAGTGTTACGAGAAGCAGTGGAGAAAATGTATGCAGATGAAGCTATTCCGAAATTCCTGAAAGAAGTCAACATCATATGGACCTTCCAGCCAGTCTGGACCCCACATTTTGGTGGCACGCATGAATCGCTGGTCCGATCCACCAAACGAGCCCTGTACAACGCCTTAGAGCAAGAAGGGGACAAATTTCGTTACCCAACAGAAGACTTGTTCCGCACATTGCTGTATGAAGTAGCTGGACTTCTAAACACCCGGCCGTTGACCTACGCTAGTTCGGATCCGGAGGATTTTCGTCCGCTCACTCCGAACGATTTCCTAAATCGACCGCCGACGTCATATCCGCCTGCTGGATCCTTCGATGATGCTTCGCCTCAAGAGCACTATCGCTACCTGAAGCGGGTgctaaatttgttttggagCATGTGGAAAACTACGTATTTGCAGTCGTTAGCTGCAAGAAAGAAGTGGAATATCAAGCGCCCAAATCTGGAAGTGGGCGACGTCGTATTGGAGATCAACAAGAACTTCTGGCGTGGAGAGTGGAGTATTGGACACGTCGCCAAGGTATTCCCAGGCACAGATGGATGTGTTCGAGCTGTCGATATTCAACTTCCAACCGGAATCTTTCGCCGAGGAATAACTGAACTTTGCCTACTAGAATCCAGCTCGTCGGTCCAACCGGACTCGGGGGAGAATGAATCGGCGAAATCTGTATTATTACAATATGACAAcgtttaa